A genomic stretch from Helianthus annuus cultivar XRQ/B chromosome 1, HanXRQr2.0-SUNRISE, whole genome shotgun sequence includes:
- the LOC110932818 gene encoding polyubiquitin-B-like, whose product MADGSSSGKRKANEDDGSGNWKKINTSDLDHVKVEWECSDDDAGDEDEESGSSDDDVFNNDMDEKSISVKTPTGKIMSLEVKGSDTIGNVKVKIQAKEHIPFDQQELMFNQMVLEDIETLANLCIKKGSTFILMRKSTGYINIKITTLLGGFVHSHEVKPSDTIGNVKAKIMCCFGHVVMFNDIVLDDSCTLTDYHIINGSTLTLIEKSPGFITIFVNTFTGKTISLLVKPTYTVAQVKMEIERKEQFPFDEQALIFNNMVIEDNCTLFDLHINMKSTLTLRRKSSAFMKIFIKTLTEETIHLEIKPSDTIYNVKVKIQDQVHVPYDEQALIFNDMVLDNIKTLADFHIKKESTLTLMRTTMDFMKIFIKTLTRETIPLEVTPSYTIGNIKAMIQDKVNIPRDEQALIFSDMVLDNIGALVDFHIYKESTLTLMRVSSGIMHIFINPLCGKTFTLNVKPSDTIQNLKSKIHDKEGTPPCKQRLHFEGKPLLEDSPTLADYYIQNESTVYYYNTT is encoded by the exons ATGGCCGACGGTTCTTCTTCGGGGAAACGAAAAGCCAATGAAGACGATGGTTCTGGTAACTGGAAGAAAATAAACACTAGTGACCTCGACCATGTTAAAGTCGAGTGGGAGTGTAGTGACGATGATGCTGGAGACGAAGACGAGGAGAGTGGGTCTAGCGACGATGACGTTTTTAACAACGACATGGATGAAAAGA GTATATCAGTGAAGACCCCCACCGGTAAGATCATGTCTCTTGAAGTCAAAGGCTCGGACACCATTGGCAATGTGAAAGTCAAGATCCAGGCTAAGGAACATATTCCCTTTGACCAGCAAGAACTGATGTTCAACCAAATGGTTCTTGAAGACATTGAAACCCTTGCCAACCTGTGCATAAAAAAGGGATCCACCTTCATACTGATGCGTAAATCAACTGGATACATTAATATAAAGATCACGACCCTCTTGGGAGGCTTCGTCCATTCTCATGAAGTCAAACCCTCAGACACGATTGGTAACGTGAAAGCCAAGATCATGTGTTGTTTTGGGCACGTGGTGATGTTCAATGATATTGTCCTTGACGATAGTTGTACCCTTACTGACTACCACATCATCAACGGATCCACCCTCACACTCATAGAAAAATCACCGGGATTCATCACAATATTCGTCAATACCTTCACTGGAAAGACCATCTCTTTGTTGGTCAAACCCACATACACCGTCGCCCAAGTGAAAATGGAGATTGAGCGTAAGGAACAATTTCCATTTGACGAGCAGGCGTTGATCTTCAACAATATGGTTATTGAGGACAATTGTACCCTTTTTGACCTGCACATCAACATGAAATCAACCCTCACACTTAGGCGCAAATCGAGTGCATTCATGAAGATATTTATCAAGACCCTCACGGAAGAGACCATTCATCTGGAAATCAAACCATCAGACACCATCTACAACGTGAAAGTTAAGATCCAGGATCAGGTACATGTTCCCTATGATGAGCAAGCGTTGATCTTCAACGACATGGTTCTTGACAACATCAAAACCCTTGCTGACTTCCACATCAAGAAGGAATCCACACTCACACTCATGCGTACAACAATGGATTTCATGAAGATATTCATTAAAACCCTAACCAGAGAGACCATTCCTCTAGAAGTCACACCCTCATACACAATCGGCAACATAAAAGCCATGATCCAGGATAAGGTAAATATTCCTCGTGACGAGCAGGCATTGATCTTCAGCGATATGGTTCTTGACAACATCGGTGCCCTTGTTGACTTTCACATTTACAAGGAATCCACACTTACGCTTATGCGTGTGTCAAGCGGAATTATGCATATATTCATCAATCCCCTTTGCGGAAAGACGTTTACTCTGAATGTCAAACCCTCGGACACCATCCAGAATCTGAAATCCAAGATTCATGATAAGGAAGGTACTCCCCCATGCAAGCAGAGACTTCACTTTGAAGGAAAGCCGCTACTGGAGGATAGCCCTACCCTTGCCGACTACTACATCCAAAATGAATCAACCGTCTATTATTATAACACAACATGA
- the LOC110932810 gene encoding polyubiquitin, with protein MADKGKLGMADGEDRSGKVEEKASSGKSAFNRNYLLHQPYYGKIKIKTETGKFVSLEVKGSDTIGSIKLNIQAKEHIPFDQQELVFNEVVLENQYTLSNYSMRNKSTLTVNGKSVDLMKINVKISTGKTISLSVYSTDTIADVKTKIYFKEGIPCEKQALIFDEKVVLGDSGTLFDYYITANATLTLMRQSRGFVIDILIPYGGETDAGTVTLRVKPSDTIRDVKDKLNGKIGDSRDKYELIFDGVVLHNDDTLDDCHINKESVLTLMRSSTGFMHISIEAPSGMEFDLEVKPSNTIRSVKEKIEAKLGIPRSNQRLIFSEKHLEDNDTLDDCDIYEDQEEVVYLKFAD; from the exons ATGGCGGATAAGGGCAAATTAGGAATGGCCGACGGAGAAGATAGGTCTGGTAAAGTGGAGGAGAAGGCGTCTAGCGGCAAAAGCGCATTTAACCGTAACTATTTGCTACATCAACCTTATTATGGCAAGATAAAGA TCAAGACCGAGACCGGTAAGTTCGTGTCACTTGAAGTCAAAGGCTCAGACACTATTGGCAGCATCAAGCTTAACATACAGGCCAAGGAACATATCCCCTTTGACCAACAGGAGCTAGTCTTCAACGAAGTGGTTCTTGAGAACCAATATACCCTTTCTAACTACAGCATGAGGAACAAATCCACCCTCACAGTCAATggtaaatcagtggatttgatGAAAATAAATGTCAAGATCTCCACAGGAAAGACAATCTCTTTGTCGGTCTACTCAACAGACACCATCGCAGATGTGAAAACGAAGATCTATTTTAAGGAAGGTATTCCCTGTGAAAAACAAGCTTTGATCTTTGACGAAAAGGTGGTCCTAGGGGATAGCGGTACCCTTTTTGACTACTATATCACCGCAAATGCGACCCTCACACTTATGCGTCAATCAAGAGGATTCGTGATAGATATCCTGATTCCGTATGGTGGAGAGACTGATGCAGGGACCGTTACTTTGAGAGTCAAACCCTCGGACACCATTCGCGACGTAAAAGACAAGCTCAATGGTAAAATAGGTGATTCTCGTGACAAGTATGAGTTGATCTTCGACGGGGTTGTTCTTCACAATGACGATACGCTTGATGACTGTCACATAAACAAGGAGTCCGTGCTCACCCTTATGCGTTCCTCAACGGGATTCATGCATATATCTATCGAGGCCCCTAGTGGAATGGAATTTGATCTGGAAGTAAAACCCTCTAACACCATCCGTAGTGTGAAAGAAAAGATCGAGGCTAAGCTCGGTATTCCCAGATCAAACCAAAGACTTATCTTTTCGGAAAAGCATTTGGAGGATAACGATACCCTTGACGACTGCGACATCTATGAGGATCAAGAAGAAGTAGTGTATCTTAAATTTGCTGATTAA